The proteins below are encoded in one region of Nitrospira lenta:
- a CDS encoding cupredoxin domain-containing protein — MRKTLMSTGSLAAMAALVLLSACVGPTTTRTGAVHDIRIAEGPDPADLIVNPGDEVRWVNTRTLPLRVELVNVKLSELSCERQFSNIFGVTREAATVDPNETASVCFTQAGVVNYNLRMDSALPGGKVIIPGVIRIGNKP, encoded by the coding sequence ATGCGTAAGACTCTCATGTCCACGGGCTCGCTGGCGGCGATGGCCGCACTGGTGCTCCTCTCCGCCTGTGTTGGGCCTACCACCACGAGGACCGGTGCCGTGCATGATATCAGAATCGCCGAAGGGCCGGATCCTGCGGATCTGATTGTGAACCCTGGCGACGAGGTGCGATGGGTGAACACGCGAACGTTACCGCTCCGGGTCGAACTCGTGAACGTCAAATTGAGTGAGCTCTCTTGTGAGCGACAATTCTCCAACATCTTCGGGGTTACCCGGGAGGCGGCTACGGTCGACCCGAATGAAACGGCCAGTGTCTGTTTCACTCAGGCGGGGGTCGTCAACTACAATCTCCGAATGGATTCGGCGCTTCCCGGTGGAAAGGTGATCATTCCTGGAGTGATCCGAATCGGAAACAAGCCGTAA
- a CDS encoding cation-transporting P-type ATPase, which yields MRECNRNTGRLNGSESRVTRYWHTLAGPAVAAELHVDQQVWLSVEEVSRRHADYGFNKLPEAA from the coding sequence GTGCGAGAATGTAACCGGAATACTGGTAGGTTGAATGGGAGTGAATCGCGAGTGACACGTTACTGGCATACATTGGCAGGACCGGCGGTAGCGGCGGAATTGCATGTGGATCAGCAAGTCTGGCTTTCCGTCGAAGAGGTGAGCCGCCGACACGCTGACTACGGGTTCAACAAACTTCCGGAAGCAGCGTGA
- a CDS encoding glutathione S-transferase family protein, producing MTVYPQFPDEQSGEGEFTRQADAFRDYVTSTGSSGYPAAAGRYHLYVSWACPWAHRTIIVRKLKRLEGIIGLTSVDPIRDERGWAFREGPGHSLDPVNGFHFLSEAYKATDPHYVGRITVPALWDRVTKRIVTNSDDDLMRIFNSEFNRFTESSIDLYPEGLRKEIDELNTFLYENVNDGVYRAGFATSQPAYERAVRRLFDALDILDARLAHQRYLFGSEFVESDWRLFVTLVRFDAVYHGHFKCNLRRIIDYPSLFGYLKDLYQTDGIAETVNFDHIKRHYYVTHDDINPTRIVPLGPDQDLSTPHGRARLG from the coding sequence ATGACCGTCTATCCACAGTTTCCCGACGAGCAATCCGGCGAAGGCGAGTTTACACGTCAGGCGGATGCCTTTCGCGACTACGTGACCTCCACCGGGAGCTCGGGATATCCAGCCGCTGCCGGCCGCTACCATCTCTATGTATCCTGGGCCTGTCCCTGGGCGCACCGCACGATCATCGTACGGAAGCTCAAGCGGCTGGAGGGCATTATCGGGCTAACCTCCGTCGACCCGATTCGCGACGAGAGGGGCTGGGCCTTTCGCGAAGGCCCGGGGCACTCGCTCGACCCCGTCAATGGATTCCACTTTCTAAGTGAGGCCTATAAGGCCACCGATCCGCACTACGTCGGACGCATTACCGTGCCAGCCTTGTGGGATCGGGTGACGAAACGCATCGTCACCAACTCCGACGACGATCTCATGCGCATCTTCAATAGCGAATTCAATCGCTTCACCGAGAGCTCGATCGATCTCTATCCGGAGGGCCTTCGCAAAGAGATCGATGAACTCAACACCTTCCTCTATGAAAACGTGAACGATGGGGTCTATCGCGCGGGATTCGCCACGTCACAACCGGCCTACGAACGAGCCGTCCGGCGGCTCTTCGACGCGCTGGATATCCTCGATGCACGGCTGGCGCATCAGCGTTATCTCTTCGGCTCGGAATTCGTCGAATCTGACTGGCGGCTGTTCGTCACCCTGGTCCGATTCGATGCGGTCTATCACGGCCACTTCAAATGCAACCTCCGTCGCATCATCGATTACCCAAGCCTGTTCGGTTATCTCAAAGATCTCTACCAAACCGACGGCATCGCCGAGACCGTCAATTTCGATCACATCAAGCGCCACTATTATGTGACGCATGATGACATCAACCCTACCCGCATCGTCCCACTGGGTCCCGATCAGGATCTGAGCACGCCGCATGGCCGGGCTCGGCTCGGCTAA
- a CDS encoding saccharopine dehydrogenase family protein, with protein sequence MYRVLVLGAGKIGSLVASLISQHGRYEVHLGDVNLDGANRLIADLKLERVTPCLLDVRNPDMVSTYLSAHPVDAIVSSLPYFCNPTVARLALTHGLHYFDLTEDIEVTSQIRVLSAGAAQAFMPQCGLAPGFISIVAHDLMTHFQKLDTVKMRVGALPVHPSNALKYSLTWSTDGLINEYGNLCYGIEAGEKVPLQPLEGYETIELDGLLYEAFNTSGGLGTLADTYAGQVQTMNYKTLRYPGHCEKVHLLMKDLKLNEDRDTLKRILEHAVPQTHQDVVLIYASVTGIKEGGFFEENYVKKVYPQCIKGRLWSAIQVTTASSLCTVLDLVLHDPSHYHGFVTQESISLKDFLANDFGACFR encoded by the coding sequence ATGTATCGAGTACTGGTCCTCGGTGCAGGAAAGATCGGCTCGCTCGTTGCGAGCCTGATCTCTCAGCACGGCCGTTACGAAGTGCACCTAGGCGATGTGAATCTGGACGGAGCGAACCGCCTCATCGCGGACCTCAAACTCGAACGAGTGACTCCCTGCCTCCTCGACGTCCGCAATCCGGACATGGTCAGCACCTATCTATCGGCGCATCCCGTCGATGCGATCGTCTCCAGTCTCCCCTATTTCTGTAACCCCACCGTGGCGCGGCTGGCTCTGACTCACGGCCTCCATTACTTCGATCTGACCGAAGACATCGAAGTGACCAGCCAAATTCGCGTATTGAGCGCCGGCGCCGCCCAAGCCTTCATGCCCCAGTGCGGCCTGGCGCCTGGCTTTATCAGCATTGTGGCGCACGACCTCATGACACATTTCCAGAAGCTGGATACCGTGAAGATGCGCGTCGGCGCGCTGCCGGTCCATCCCAGCAATGCGCTGAAGTACTCCCTAACCTGGTCGACCGATGGCCTGATCAATGAATACGGCAACCTGTGCTACGGCATCGAAGCGGGCGAGAAAGTCCCGCTCCAGCCGTTGGAGGGTTACGAGACCATTGAGCTGGATGGCCTGCTCTACGAGGCCTTCAATACATCCGGCGGATTGGGCACGCTGGCAGATACCTATGCCGGGCAGGTACAGACCATGAATTACAAGACGCTCCGCTATCCGGGTCATTGCGAAAAAGTTCATCTCCTGATGAAGGATCTGAAACTGAACGAAGACCGAGACACGCTCAAGCGAATACTGGAACACGCCGTTCCGCAAACCCACCAGGATGTCGTCCTGATCTACGCCTCGGTCACCGGGATCAAAGAGGGGGGATTCTTTGAAGAGAACTACGTCAAGAAGGTCTACCCTCAATGCATCAAGGGTAGGCTCTGGTCGGCTATTCAAGTGACCACCGCTTCCAGTCTCTGCACGGTGCTGGATCTCGTCTTACACGACCCCTCCCACTATCATGGTTTCGTCACACAGGAATCTATCTCGCTGAAGGACTTCCTGGCCAACGACTTTGGAGCATGCTTCCGATGA
- the amaB gene encoding L-piperidine-6-carboxylate dehydrogenase codes for MSTIQAALKELGIQTVNPGGSTGSEWWSDQSNRPVLPSINPATEETISDIIPCLSDDYIRIANVSVDSFNTWRMVPAPKRGELVRLIGQALREKKDELGTLVSMEVGKIKAEGDGEVQEMIDMADFAVGQSRMLYGATMQSERPAHRMSEQWHPLGPVGVITAFNFPVAVWAWNAFLAAIAGDTVIWKPSPKAPLCAIAVQQICNRVMHQQGYHGIFSLLITDQSSLAETMVQDPRLPLISFTGSVAVGRRIASTVGSRLGRALLELSGNNAVIIDETADLDLAVRAILFGAVGTAGQRCTTTRRLIVHESRYEEVTAKLVKAYAHIHIGNPLDPGVLMGPLIDHAAVETYRAAIDDIKNEGGSILCGGHVLHRPGHFVEPTIARAENHWPVVQRETFAPILYVMTFRTIDEAIRLQNEVPQGLSSALFTTRVHHSEQFISAVGSDCGIANINIGTSGAEIGGAFGGEKETGGGREAGSDAWKAYMRRQTNTVNWGTDLPLAQGITFG; via the coding sequence ATGAGCACAATCCAAGCAGCCCTCAAGGAGCTGGGTATTCAAACGGTTAACCCAGGCGGAAGCACCGGTTCAGAGTGGTGGTCCGACCAATCCAACAGACCTGTCTTGCCATCCATCAACCCGGCAACAGAAGAAACAATTTCAGATATAATTCCTTGCTTATCAGATGATTATATCCGCATAGCAAATGTATCGGTTGATTCATTTAATACCTGGAGAATGGTTCCGGCACCGAAGCGCGGAGAACTTGTGCGGCTCATCGGCCAGGCACTACGGGAAAAGAAGGATGAGCTAGGAACCTTAGTCTCCATGGAAGTCGGCAAGATCAAAGCTGAAGGAGACGGCGAAGTTCAGGAAATGATCGACATGGCCGACTTTGCAGTCGGACAATCGCGAATGCTCTACGGAGCGACGATGCAGTCCGAACGGCCGGCGCATCGCATGTCAGAACAGTGGCATCCTCTCGGCCCCGTTGGAGTGATTACGGCCTTTAATTTCCCCGTAGCCGTCTGGGCATGGAACGCCTTCCTCGCCGCGATTGCCGGAGACACCGTCATCTGGAAGCCGTCTCCGAAGGCTCCGCTTTGCGCGATCGCCGTTCAACAGATCTGCAATCGTGTGATGCACCAGCAGGGCTATCACGGCATTTTCTCGCTCCTCATCACGGATCAATCCAGCCTGGCCGAGACCATGGTCCAGGATCCGCGCCTGCCCCTCATCTCATTCACAGGATCGGTGGCAGTCGGGCGCCGGATCGCGTCAACCGTCGGCAGCCGCTTGGGACGGGCACTGCTCGAACTCAGCGGCAATAACGCCGTCATCATCGATGAGACCGCAGATCTCGATCTGGCTGTGCGCGCCATTCTCTTCGGAGCCGTTGGCACCGCCGGTCAGCGCTGCACCACGACCAGACGCCTGATCGTTCACGAGTCGCGCTATGAGGAGGTAACCGCCAAGCTCGTGAAAGCCTACGCGCACATCCATATCGGGAACCCACTGGATCCAGGCGTCCTGATGGGGCCGCTGATCGATCACGCCGCCGTCGAAACGTACCGAGCCGCCATCGACGACATCAAAAATGAAGGCGGTTCGATTCTCTGCGGCGGCCATGTCCTGCATCGGCCGGGTCACTTCGTTGAACCCACCATCGCACGCGCAGAAAATCATTGGCCCGTAGTCCAGCGCGAAACCTTCGCCCCGATCCTCTATGTCATGACGTTCCGTACGATCGACGAAGCCATCCGCCTCCAGAACGAGGTGCCGCAGGGACTCTCGTCGGCTCTGTTCACGACGAGAGTGCACCATAGCGAGCAGTTCATCTCTGCCGTAGGAAGTGATTGCGGGATCGCCAACATCAACATCGGCACATCCGGCGCGGAAATCGGCGGAGCCTTCGGCGGCGAGAAGGAAACAGGAGGCGGCCGGGAGGCTGGCTCAGACGCGTGGAAAGCCTACATGCGCCGTCAGACCAACACCGTGAATTGGGGCACGGATCTGCCGCTCGCCCAGGGCATCACGTTCGGCTGA
- a CDS encoding VOC family protein: protein MDQNLELDGLMARMVEEFILRNRAGKTLQTMLNEAGVGLTPVIDHVTLRTLDIDRRAESFIALGYTYDETLEYEDWYAKVFRKPGYPALFVDQAYAGDRGRTSIIPGWVKNFGDQVFHHIAVRVEDIENAVQQLKKKGIVFAGTIVGAQGGSLRQIFSSPEMVDGHPFSVLELAERHRGYQGFLPPQADSLMRSTAPRETSRR from the coding sequence ATGGATCAAAATCTGGAACTCGATGGACTCATGGCGCGCATGGTGGAGGAATTCATTCTGCGCAATCGAGCCGGAAAAACACTGCAAACCATGCTGAACGAAGCGGGAGTCGGACTCACTCCCGTGATCGATCACGTAACCTTGCGGACGCTCGATATCGATCGCCGAGCCGAATCCTTCATTGCCCTCGGATATACCTATGACGAAACGCTCGAATACGAGGACTGGTACGCCAAAGTCTTTCGGAAACCCGGTTATCCCGCGCTCTTTGTGGATCAAGCCTATGCGGGCGACCGCGGACGAACCAGCATTATTCCCGGATGGGTTAAGAACTTCGGCGACCAGGTCTTTCACCATATCGCGGTCCGCGTGGAGGATATCGAAAACGCCGTCCAGCAACTCAAGAAGAAAGGTATCGTATTTGCCGGGACTATTGTCGGGGCACAAGGCGGTTCACTCAGGCAGATTTTCTCCTCACCGGAAATGGTCGATGGACATCCTTTCTCGGTGCTGGAACTGGCCGAACGACACCGGGGATACCAAGGCTTTCTGCCGCCGCAAGCCGACAGCCTCATGAGATCGACTGCGCCGCGTGAGACGTCGCGAAGATAG
- a CDS encoding ArsB/NhaD family transporter, whose product MSSVSLALFIFGVCYLVIITERIHKTIVALFGAAVMIGLGVLSQDEAFYSHEFGVDYNVVFLLIGMMVIVNIVRETGLFEVLAIWAAQRADAKPFRLLVLLSLLTAGLSAMLDNVTTILLMAPVTLSITKRLELNPIAFLVTEVLASNIGGTATLVGDPPNIMIASKAELGYLDFLEVLAPVVMIIMAVFIVSIWGLFGRNMTVAPHLRSAVLALSSRDAVPDRPFLHRCLWLLGIINVGFCLHSLIHLEPATIALLGASAFMLLGHARRKPEDGEELSYLTDVEWKTIFFFIGLFILVGGLVKVGVIRYLADQLVVATQGNLGGATMAVLWGSALLSAAVDNIPYVAAMNPLIVDLARSLHPEISDYAELVHQPDILPLWWALALGACLGGNGTLIGASANVVMVDIARKAGYRISFWQFFKFGFPVMIGSTLISSLYLWFLFLR is encoded by the coding sequence ATGTCTTCAGTCTCTCTGGCTCTGTTCATTTTCGGCGTGTGCTATCTCGTCATTATCACGGAGCGGATTCACAAGACGATTGTGGCTCTGTTCGGGGCAGCGGTGATGATCGGATTGGGCGTGCTGTCGCAGGATGAGGCGTTCTACTCCCATGAGTTTGGCGTCGATTACAATGTCGTGTTTCTGCTGATCGGGATGATGGTCATCGTCAATATCGTCCGTGAAACGGGACTCTTTGAGGTCTTGGCGATTTGGGCCGCGCAACGGGCCGATGCCAAGCCGTTTCGGCTGCTAGTGTTGTTGTCCCTCTTGACGGCAGGGCTATCGGCGATGCTCGACAACGTGACGACCATATTGCTCATGGCGCCAGTGACGCTGTCGATTACCAAGCGCTTGGAGCTCAATCCCATTGCCTTTTTGGTGACGGAGGTGCTGGCGTCCAACATCGGCGGCACCGCGACGCTTGTCGGCGATCCGCCGAATATCATGATTGCCAGCAAAGCTGAGCTGGGCTATCTCGATTTCTTGGAGGTCTTGGCGCCGGTGGTCATGATCATCATGGCCGTGTTCATCGTTTCGATTTGGGGGCTCTTCGGGCGCAATATGACGGTCGCGCCGCATCTCCGCTCCGCGGTGCTGGCCCTGAGTTCGCGAGACGCCGTGCCGGATCGCCCGTTTTTGCACCGCTGTCTCTGGTTGCTCGGGATCATTAACGTGGGGTTTTGCCTGCATTCGCTTATTCACCTTGAGCCAGCCACGATCGCGCTCTTAGGCGCGAGCGCGTTCATGCTGCTTGGGCACGCCAGGCGGAAGCCGGAGGATGGCGAGGAGTTGTCGTACCTCACGGATGTGGAATGGAAAACCATCTTCTTTTTTATCGGTTTATTTATTCTCGTCGGCGGACTCGTCAAGGTTGGCGTGATTCGGTACTTGGCCGATCAGTTGGTGGTGGCGACTCAGGGGAATCTTGGAGGGGCCACCATGGCGGTGCTGTGGGGCTCAGCCTTGCTGTCGGCGGCCGTGGATAACATTCCCTACGTCGCGGCGATGAATCCGCTCATTGTGGATCTCGCTCGGTCGCTGCATCCGGAGATTTCCGACTATGCCGAGCTGGTGCATCAGCCGGACATTCTTCCGCTCTGGTGGGCACTGGCACTCGGCGCCTGTTTGGGAGGGAACGGCACGCTTATCGGCGCGAGCGCCAATGTGGTGATGGTGGATATTGCCCGCAAAGCGGGGTATCGCATCTCGTTTTGGCAATTTTTCAAGTTCGGATTTCCCGTGATGATCGGATCGACCCTCATCAGTTCCCTCTATCTTTGGTTCCTCTTTCTCCGGTGA
- a CDS encoding lytic transglycosylase domain-containing protein: protein MPPRSHRRNAHSPRRRTGRSRRRSRLAAPRRFVQSRWHECRTFLRALRKTTPAVRIVVSAALLLLLWLAVNWTYHAFNKPTEVLFPLDNALDKSPAKTWQEYGTLFREHSTAVITPELLAALAQSEGAGNPVARTYWRWRTSWNPLEWYQPASSAVGMYQLTDGTFQLAKRYCIHDHEVVEDGPWNNFQSCWFNRLYSRVMPSHAIEMTAALLDRNVADAIGRRQTPATTLQKKQDLAAIIHLCGAGAGHSYARRGFRLLPHQRCGDHDVTAYLTRINGLKQQFAHLSSGGTALRAAKPH from the coding sequence ATGCCTCCCCGATCTCATCGCCGCAATGCCCATTCGCCTCGCCGCAGAACGGGACGATCACGCCGGCGCTCCCGATTGGCCGCGCCGCGCCGCTTCGTGCAGTCGCGCTGGCACGAATGTCGAACGTTCTTACGGGCCTTGAGAAAAACAACACCGGCCGTGCGCATCGTAGTCAGCGCCGCGCTGCTCCTGCTGCTCTGGCTCGCCGTGAATTGGACCTACCACGCGTTTAACAAACCGACAGAAGTCCTGTTTCCCCTGGACAACGCGCTCGACAAAAGTCCGGCGAAAACCTGGCAAGAATACGGCACGCTCTTCCGGGAGCATTCGACGGCGGTGATCACGCCGGAACTGCTGGCCGCGCTGGCTCAGAGCGAAGGCGCGGGCAACCCCGTGGCGCGAACCTACTGGCGGTGGCGGACGTCCTGGAATCCCCTGGAGTGGTATCAACCGGCATCAAGCGCCGTGGGCATGTACCAGCTCACCGACGGAACGTTTCAATTGGCGAAGCGCTATTGCATTCACGATCACGAAGTGGTCGAAGACGGTCCCTGGAATAATTTCCAATCCTGCTGGTTCAACCGCCTCTATTCGCGTGTCATGCCGAGTCATGCGATCGAGATGACCGCCGCACTGCTCGACCGCAACGTTGCCGACGCGATAGGCCGCAGGCAGACGCCCGCGACGACACTCCAGAAGAAACAGGATCTCGCGGCCATCATTCATCTCTGTGGAGCGGGAGCGGGCCACAGTTATGCCAGGAGAGGGTTTCGCCTCCTCCCCCACCAGCGCTGCGGCGACCACGACGTGACCGCCTACCTGACACGTATCAATGGATTGAAGCAGCAGTTCGCGCACCTCTCATCCGGCGGCACAGCATTGCGCGCAGCCAAACCGCACTGA
- a CDS encoding SDR family NAD(P)-dependent oxidoreductase yields the protein MGRLTGKVAVVTGSSSGIGKAVALRYGAEGARVVVAARRLGLCEQVVKQISAAGGEAWAIQTDVADEQQVERLIAETVARYGRLDVLVNNAGLIAGGRRLAETSTQDFDAVMNVNLRGTFFCCRAGFTQMRQQGGGTIINVSSVAGVQAWAGTGPYSASKHGVMALTKALADEGRAHNIKVTAICPGGVADELVDAAPEEILRSEKIDPFDIAEAAVYLATLGKHTVVHQIVIDRLGADW from the coding sequence ATGGGACGATTAACCGGAAAAGTGGCGGTGGTCACAGGCAGCAGCAGTGGCATCGGTAAGGCCGTTGCCCTCCGTTACGGTGCGGAGGGCGCGCGGGTCGTGGTGGCCGCGCGACGGCTCGGTCTCTGCGAACAGGTGGTGAAACAGATCAGCGCCGCCGGTGGCGAGGCGTGGGCGATTCAGACCGATGTGGCGGATGAACAACAGGTTGAGCGGCTGATTGCGGAGACCGTGGCGCGTTACGGGAGGCTGGATGTGCTGGTGAATAACGCCGGCCTCATCGCTGGTGGCCGGCGGCTGGCTGAGACGAGTACGCAAGATTTCGATGCGGTCATGAATGTGAATTTGCGCGGGACGTTCTTTTGCTGCCGGGCGGGGTTCACACAGATGAGGCAGCAGGGGGGCGGCACGATCATCAATGTGTCGAGCGTCGCGGGCGTGCAGGCCTGGGCGGGCACCGGACCCTACAGCGCGTCGAAGCACGGCGTCATGGCCTTGACCAAGGCGCTGGCCGATGAAGGCCGCGCGCACAACATCAAGGTGACCGCCATCTGTCCGGGCGGCGTGGCCGATGAACTCGTGGATGCCGCGCCGGAAGAGATTCTGCGCAGCGAAAAGATCGATCCGTTCGACATCGCCGAAGCGGCGGTGTATCTAGCGACCTTGGGCAAGCACACCGTCGTACACCAGATCGTGATCGACCGTCTCGGCGCGGATTGGTAG
- a CDS encoding TCR/Tet family MFS transporter, with translation MNDATTTTQPRSAAALFILFTVLLDMLSFGIVIPVLPKLVEDFLSGDTARAAEIFGYMGTAWALMQFICSPIQGALSDRFGRRPVVLLSNIGLGLDYILMALAPNLTWLFAGRVIAGIASSSFSTAGAYIADVTPPEQRAAAFGKIGMVFGLGFILGPALGGWLGAIDPRLPFWGAAGLSLLNACYGYFVLPESLPREKRSAFAWKRANPVGSLALLRSHHELFGLATVAFLGYLAHAVLPSTAVLYMSYRYGWDTASVGFMLAGVGVAAMIVQGVLIRPLTARFGERTTLLAGLLCGAAGFAIYGVAPQGWIFCLGIPIMAFWGLAGPATQALMSRRVSGSEQGQLQGATASINGVTGLIGPTLFTQIFSHFIGAPAGWQVPGAPFLLASTVLLLAATISWHTTRMHRAGNRR, from the coding sequence ATGAACGACGCAACGACAACGACCCAGCCGCGCTCCGCCGCGGCCCTCTTCATTCTCTTCACCGTGCTCCTGGACATGCTGTCCTTCGGCATCGTGATTCCCGTGTTGCCGAAACTCGTCGAAGACTTTCTGTCTGGCGACACGGCCCGCGCGGCGGAAATCTTTGGGTACATGGGGACGGCGTGGGCGCTGATGCAGTTTATCTGCTCGCCTATTCAAGGCGCGTTGTCCGACCGGTTCGGCCGGCGGCCGGTCGTGTTGTTGTCGAATATCGGATTGGGACTCGACTACATCCTCATGGCGCTGGCGCCGAATCTGACTTGGTTATTTGCAGGGCGAGTGATTGCCGGGATTGCCTCGTCGAGCTTCAGCACTGCCGGGGCCTATATTGCAGATGTGACGCCGCCGGAGCAGCGAGCGGCGGCGTTCGGCAAGATCGGGATGGTCTTCGGTCTCGGATTTATCCTCGGTCCGGCGCTGGGAGGATGGCTCGGGGCGATCGATCCGCGATTGCCGTTCTGGGGCGCTGCCGGCCTCAGTCTCTTGAATGCCTGCTATGGATATTTTGTACTGCCGGAGTCGTTGCCACGTGAAAAGCGGTCGGCCTTTGCCTGGAAACGGGCGAACCCGGTCGGCTCGCTGGCGTTGCTGCGATCGCATCATGAATTGTTCGGGCTTGCCACGGTGGCGTTCCTCGGTTACCTCGCCCACGCGGTTTTGCCGAGCACCGCGGTGCTGTACATGAGTTATCGATATGGTTGGGATACGGCGAGCGTCGGGTTCATGCTTGCTGGGGTTGGAGTGGCGGCGATGATCGTGCAAGGAGTGCTGATCCGGCCGCTCACGGCGCGGTTTGGTGAACGCACAACGTTGCTCGCGGGATTGCTCTGCGGCGCGGCCGGCTTTGCTATCTATGGAGTTGCGCCGCAGGGCTGGATCTTTTGCCTGGGCATTCCAATCATGGCCTTCTGGGGACTGGCCGGCCCGGCGACTCAGGCGTTGATGTCGCGCCGCGTCAGCGGATCGGAGCAGGGACAGTTACAGGGGGCGACGGCAAGCATCAACGGAGTGACCGGGCTGATCGGACCGACGCTCTTCACGCAGATCTTTTCTCACTTTATCGGCGCCCCGGCCGGGTGGCAGGTGCCGGGCGCGCCGTTTCTCCTCGCATCGACGGTGTTGCTCTTGGCGGCCACAATCTCGTGGCACACGACCAGGATGCATCGAGCAGGAAACCGGAGGTAA
- a CDS encoding short chain dehydrogenase encodes MRVIVIGATGTIGSAVVAALSAHHDVVAVGHQQGPHRVDLTATESITQLFHTVGRFDALVCAAGRAAFGTLDDLTDADFQLGLSNKLMGQVNLVRIGRPFANDRASFTLTSGVLSREPMKGSASISMVNAGLEGFARAAALELPRGMRINIVSPPWVAETLIARKMDPSIGLPAATVAKAYLAGVEGTMTGLTIDPRNHAGNTGGT; translated from the coding sequence ATGCGAGTCATCGTCATCGGCGCCACGGGAACCATCGGGTCTGCCGTCGTCGCAGCACTGTCCGCACACCATGACGTCGTGGCCGTGGGGCATCAGCAGGGTCCACATCGGGTGGACCTCACAGCAACGGAATCCATCACTCAATTGTTTCACACGGTGGGGCGGTTCGATGCCCTCGTGTGCGCCGCGGGCCGGGCTGCGTTCGGAACCTTGGACGATCTGACGGATGCGGATTTTCAGCTCGGGCTATCCAACAAACTGATGGGGCAAGTTAACCTGGTACGCATCGGCCGGCCATTCGCGAACGACCGCGCCTCGTTCACCCTCACCAGCGGCGTGTTGAGCAGAGAACCCATGAAGGGAAGCGCGTCGATCAGCATGGTCAACGCAGGACTCGAAGGCTTTGCGCGCGCCGCCGCGCTGGAGCTTCCCCGCGGGATGCGCATCAACATCGTCAGCCCGCCCTGGGTGGCCGAGACCTTGATCGCGAGAAAAATGGATCCGTCCATCGGCCTACCCGCCGCCACCGTCGCCAAGGCCTATCTCGCCGGCGTCGAAGGCACCATGACAGGACTCACGATCGATCCGCGCAATCATGCGGGGAACACGGGAGGAACATAG
- a CDS encoding Slp family lipoprotein, with translation MLPMIVSARFFQRVRPVGCAIGLIVLLAGCGNMPREYVRMAEPDVTLTALTAHPEAYLGKVVLMGGTPVEEESGERYVWLRMKNRPLDEDDVPRRPIDPDGPEAGHFWVQITKAQLPAGYRDWARMSLAGRVTGKVKLGHEPVLRLLYARHWGIDSIDRESSRDFDPNYDFIVPESIGVEIDIGSDTSH, from the coding sequence ATGCTTCCGATGATTGTATCTGCTCGTTTTTTTCAAAGGGTCAGACCGGTCGGATGTGCGATCGGCCTGATCGTCTTGCTCGCAGGCTGTGGGAATATGCCTCGCGAATACGTACGTATGGCTGAGCCTGACGTCACCCTGACGGCGCTGACGGCTCACCCTGAGGCCTATCTCGGGAAGGTCGTGTTGATGGGAGGGACTCCTGTAGAGGAAGAGTCGGGTGAGCGATATGTGTGGTTGAGAATGAAAAACCGTCCACTGGACGAAGACGATGTTCCTCGTCGGCCGATCGATCCCGATGGGCCCGAAGCCGGTCATTTTTGGGTGCAAATTACGAAGGCGCAACTTCCTGCGGGTTATCGCGACTGGGCCAGAATGAGCCTGGCCGGGCGTGTGACCGGCAAGGTCAAGCTGGGGCACGAGCCGGTGCTTCGATTACTCTATGCCAGGCATTGGGGAATAGACTCGATCGATAGGGAGTCCTCCAGAGACTTCGATCCGAATTACGATTTCATCGTCCCCGAATCGATCGGGGTTGAGATCGATATCGGATCCGATACGAGCCATTGA